TGACAATTTGGGGGAGGTAGAGCAGTGCCTGCAGAAAGCAGCAGCCCTGGGTGGGAGGCGGTGCCGGTGGTGctcagggagggggcagggggagagCTGGGAACCCAGGACAAGGAGGCCCCAGCCCTCCCTCAAGCTCCCCCGGCCTCAACCCTATAGATGCGGAGTGATCGCCCATGAGGAATGAGCTGTCCTTCCTTTGTTCCAGCGGCCTGAGGACAGGCAaaagggcagagggcaggggccAGCAACAGGAAGTTGGGCTGGGTGGCAAACAGCAGGCCCCACGTAGCAGATTTCACACCTCTCCTGCCCTGGCTGGCCCCAGCTTTTCCTCCAGAAAGATCCCTGCCAAGAATtagccaagaagaaaaaaataaaaaaacaaaaacaaaacaaaaaacaaaaaaacaaaaaaaaaagaaaaaagattacacATTCTGTACACAgctaacaacaagaaaaaagggACAAAACCCCACACGCTAAAATTACAATGAAAGTGTGAACTTCACCAATTTCAAcctaaaaaacacaacaaatgcAGCAGTTGGCAGTGTGGCCTGCAGGGAGGTCTGCACAGGCACTGCCCAGGCCGCCGTGGGGCTCCTtgccccttttttctttttccttcttttcttttttaaaacggGAAAGAAGAGGGGGAGGGTAGAAGAGGTGGGAGCACAAAGGCCTCTGAGAAAATGTGTAAGCTTCCTGTGGGGTCACTGAGCAGGACGGGCCGGGGGAGCCTGAGGAAGGGAAGTTAGGTGACTGGAAAcacaggggaagaaaagaaaacagaaccagACACCCAGGCCAGGGTGCTGGGAAAGCCACTCTGGGGAGGGCCAAGAGGAGTGCCTTTCCTCACTCCATGCCCGCCCCCCGACCTGGCCCTCAGGAACGCACAGCCTTGGGAGGGCGGAGCTGGCTGTCCTCAGCTCCGCCTTCCCTCCCCGCAAAGGTCTCTCCCCAGGGTGGGCAGCAGCAGGGAGGAAAGGAAGCGTGCTCCTCTCTCTGCTTTCCCatctgcctctgcttcctcccaACAGCAATGGTAAAATGTGCTttctttagattattttaaaaacagagagaaagagaaaggggagaggagtGAACAGCGGCTCGCGAGGGTGAAGTGCGAATGCCGGGATGGGGCGGGAGGGGTGGGCCCTGGCGGGTGTTCCTGAAGCAGGGGGTTCTGGAGAAGAATCCAGGGGCTGGTCAGCTTCCTCTCACTGACCATCGGCCTTAGATTTCTTTGGAGCAGATTTCCTTggaaggcagaaaaaggaaagagaaagttaGTGTGGGCCCCGCACCACCGGAGGCCCTGCCAGTGCAGGGCCTGGTGTGGGGCCGGTTACGGGCCCCCAGTCAGTCATTTGACGAGAGGCTGAGCCCAGCTATTTCCACTCCCCAGCCTCGAAGGTTCCTGAAAGGGGCTTCCTGCTTACATTTCTGGAGAGGACATGGGCCGCTTGTTGGCCGGCTTGGTGCCAGAGCTGTCTTTACTGGTTtctggaaggaaagagagagatgggtgAGCAGCACTGTGACAGAACAAGAGCAAGGAACACATGTGCCCTGCCCACCCACAGAGCCTCTTGGTGCCACATGGCATGACCAGCAGCTGGCAAGCGTGGGGCACCTGCCCTGTGGGTGGTCACCTTTTACGCCACACTTTGGGACCAGAACACACCATCACTCACTCCCCTCTGGACGTAGGTTAGAAACCcactcagctcagctcagcttcCACCTCTCACTGTCCTCCCATGTCCCAGAGCCCAGGGGAGCTGGAGCAGGCGCATGACCTGACAGGAGGTAGGCTGGCCTCCATCCTTCACCTGCTGCACTCCAGGGACGTGGGACACGCTGTTTTCAGGCCTGGAAACCTACACTTTCCTACCAGCTCTCTCACTGCTTGTCCCCTCAAACATCCTGAGGCAGTGTCCCCTGCACCTCCAGGCCCGGAGCTGGATCCCCTGCTCCACTCGATGGCCGCCTCCATGGGGGGCTGTGTGCACACCAAAGGAAGCAGGGAGACACTGCACGTGGGAAGAGATCTCAGGTGGTGACAGTTCCTCCTGCTGCACCCAGCTTCCTGTGCCTTCCCTAGAAGCTGCCTGAGGAGTCCCACAAAGGACACTCACCCTGCAGCCACCTCACTTGTGTGGCTGGGCCATAGCCCTTCTCATTGCGGGCGGCGATGCGGAAGATGATGGCGGGCTTGGTGGTATAGTCGATGTGGGCGTTGGAGAGGCTGGAGGACTGCACCaggcaggaggggctgggcccGCAGTACACCCGCATGAAGGCCAGCTGGGCCGGGGTGGAGCTCTTGAGCTCGCCCCCAGCCTGTGAGCTCTGGATGGCCAGGTACACCGAGTATTCGATGATCTTGCCGGAGGTCACAGAGGGTGGCTCCCAGGTGAGGTGAGCACCGTCCGGACTCTAGAACCCAGGGGGTCAGGTCAACAACAGAACAGGCTAGAAGCTTCCATAACTGACTGATCATGGTTCCCATAAGCCATTTTCTAACATAGTAGAGATATTCCATGTCGTAGTTCAAGGGGCTTCAAAGAGATCTTCCCCCAAGTGGAAGGACTAAGACAAACTGGGACTCAAAACCTAGCCCTCCTACCCCCCCACCGGCTACCTCATGTGCAGGAACCAACCAGGGACAGACGGCCACCCGATGGCAAGACTCACTTTGCTGATTTTAATGGCACAAGGGGCCCCTGGGAAACCAGGCAGACACGTCTTAAAGGCTGAGATTTCGCTGAAGGGCCCCCGGCCACAGGCATTGATTCCAGCAACACGAAACTTATAGGCTGTGCCTGGCTGCAGCTCCTGCTTCTTCAGCTGGTTATAGTCGGGGACGGTGCCCGAATCATCCTGGGAAGAGAGGAGTGGCATGAACTCCACTGTGGAGAAGGCAGTTCTGAGCCACCCCAGGAACGTTGCAGGTCCAAGGTGATTACGGGCCAGAGGGAAAAGAGGTCAGCGGTGGCTGGCCCCTCACAGCAAGGAGGGATGTGGCAAGGCTGACTGTGCACAGGTACTGGAGGGAAGGAACCAAAGCTCTCCTTTCCTACTGCTTCAGGGGGGATGGTCTCTGCCCACCTTCCTCAGGCTTCCTGGCTACTCAGCTTGGCCCAAAGATGGAAGAGTTTCCTGTAAGCCCCGCTCAAGGCGGTGGAGTCAAGATTCACCCACCTGAGGACATCAGCACCTGGGGACACTTACGTCTGATGGGACAGCATCATCTGGTGGCAGGAAATAGTGTGTCACCATTACATTGGTGCCCTTAATGACCCCTACATCAAACCACTGGTTCTCCTTCTTCATGGGGGCTTTgctgggtgggggtggcaggTCCGGCTTCTGGAAGACAGAATCGGTGCGACGAGATCAGGCCTTCAGTACCCAGAGGCAGTGCTGCCCCCCAGGCCCTGGCCTCAGGAGCCCCAACACACCCGACTCACCACACCCAGGGACTCGATGCCATTGGCCACTTCAGTCAGGGTAGCTGCAGCCTGCAGCTTGGCTGGGCTGGCCACCACAACCGGCTGGGGGGCCACAAATGTGTTGGATGGGGCCAGGCCTGGGAAGAAAGAAGGTGTCAGCAGGAAAGACTCTGGAGACCTGGCTCCCAAGTGGGACCGAGCCTCCCATCCTGCCCTCACCTCCCTGGGTGCCCCTACCACCCCAGCACCAATTTGCCCTCAGTCGCTTACTCTCAGTGGCCGTTGAGGGCAGCAGCGCCACAGTGCTGGGGACTGTGCCGGCCAGCTCATTGAGGCAGTTGCTCTCAATGGCCGGGTCGTTGAGACTGTCGGCAGGGGCCAGGGCCTCAGTGGGGAggtggtgatgctgctgctgggcctgggcctcctgtagctgctgctgctgcaccaGGGCAGCCAGCTCCTGCTGTGTCAGCACAATAGGGATGGTGGTGGCCTGGCCCTCCTGACCCTCGGCTGACAGGTGCCCCAGCTCTGCCTGCGTCACGGTTGCTGCTGCCTCAGAGGTGTCCATAGGCTCGCCAGTGCCTGCTCCAGGGTGGAGAGAAACACTACTCACTAGGAAGGCTGGCCGCAAGCGGGCAGCCCGGGCGGAGGCCCCCAGAGCCTGTCCACCTCCCACTGTGCTCCACTGTAGACTAAGCCCTGGCTGAGGGGCCCTGCCTGTTTCCCGGGCGCTAACCCCGGCCAGCCTGTCTTTCATGGCAGTCCCTACTACCTGGTCTGCCTGGGGTCCCCTGTGCCTGTCCTGCCTATCACATCTGGCTCATGCCACCCTCGAGGGAAATGGGCTCCTCTTCCCAGGATGTCTCCATAGCCTACTGCTCCCCCAAGGTGGCACCAGTGCTCACCCATGACGGCCTGCTGTGCGGCCTGGAGCACCGCCTGGATGGCCAGGGCCTGGGCTTCCTCCGTGGCTGCAGCCTGGGCGGCTGCTTCTGCAGCGGCAGTCACTGCCAGCTCCTCAGGGGTGAGCCCCGTTACCATGAGGGTGGTGGTGCCGGCTTGGGCCTCAGCCATTAACTCTTGGGGAAGTGATAACTGGTCTACTTCAGACTGCGCAGGTGGGGGTGGCTGGACCACCACAGTGGCCACCACCGCAGAGCTGGCAGACTCCTGGCCCGAAGATGGCTCCCCTGTGCTGCTCAGATCCACGGCGGCTGGGAGCTCAGGGGTCTGGGAGGCTGACAGGACCTCAGTGGACTCCCCCATCAGGGCTGTGGAAGCCGACTGTAGAAGCTGCCGTGGCGGCAGCTGCTGGCGAGGCCCTGGTGACACCTGGAGTTCCTCTGGGGGCTGCAGGATGTCAACAGCAGAGAATGGCATGTCAGAAGTTTCTGTGTTGGCTATGGTCACTGTTATTTTGGCCGGGATGGGGACTTCAGTAGTCAGAGCCCTTGGGGCAGTCTCAGTCATTGATGAAATCTTctagaaagggagaaaagcccctgtcagaggggaggagaggggccaGAGCCAGGCAGCAGGGCTGAGAAGCAAGCCAGCCTTCACCTTTCCTTGTGGGCCTAAGTTTTCATTCTTGATGGGCTAGCTTGAACCCATGTTAAATAGGGAGAGAACAGTGGTTCTCTGAGCAGCATGAGGACAAAGGCCCTTGAGACCCCCGGTCAGGTTTAACCTGTCCTCAGTCACCCTGGCCTGGACAAATGGGCACTCAGATCCCCACCATGTCTTATATAGGCTGCGGTGAAGTGACACGCGATGGGAACCAGTCACAGAAATAAAAGCGCCCCAGGGATGTGGGGGACAGTGAGGCTCCTGCCTCCTGCCACAGCAGGCACCGAGGCTACCCTTTTATGGTCCGGAAAAGGGACCAGGAGCGGCCCCATGCCTGGTACAAGAGCGACATCTGGTGTCTAAGTGTGGAACTGCATGGGCGTAggtgaggaaggcagggaggaaaacGGCCCCCCTGGGCTCTTACCGGCACGGAGGGGCCCGGGACCGGCGTGGACTGCGTCACAGTGGTCACAGCCCGCGTCAGTGTGGAGGACACAGTTGTTGTGATGGCACTGGAGCTGGTGATGTTCACGCTGTCGCCCTGGGTGCTCTCCACCTCTCCCTGATCGCTGGCAGCGGGTGGGGGGTCTATGGGGGCGACAGGCAGGCGGCTGCTCAGCAGAAACCCCCCAGGCCTGCACTTGGCTTGACCACCATGGACTTCCTCTACCACCAAGGGGAGGGCCAGAGAGGGCAGGACGGGGGTCCTGGAGACCTCCGTCTGCTTCAGGTATAGCCAGGACGCCCCAGCCCACCCCACTGGTAAACTGGGCACCAAGGAGCCCGACTGGTAGACTCTGGACGGACCCCCGCCATCGTTGTCTTGGCCTCTCGGCCTGGGGGGCTGGGACACCATGAAAGTCAAGCTACCCGCCTTCACTCACCTTGGTTTGAGCTCATGTTGGAAGTGACAGTGGTGGCCGTGTGAGTGGTGCCCGTCTCGTGGGTCTCACAGGGGGGGTTGGAGCACACCCTCTGCGTTGGGAAAGGAGCCAGCAGTGCGGTGCCAGCCTGGGGGGTGACGCTGGGCGCCGCCGCCACCTCCAGACCAGACTCCAGGGTCCTGTGGGAAGAAGTGGCGTCGGGAAGCAGGGCGCCCATGCTGACTGACATGGTGGTGCCGGTGGAAGTGGTCTGGTGTGTCTCACAGGGGTGACCAGCAGGGGGCTGTTGCCCACCCTCGGGCTGGCCCGTGCCCCCATTTGAAGTGGCGGTGGTGGCCGTGTGGGTGGTGCCTGTCTCGTGGGTTTCGCATGGTGGGTTGGAGCACACCCTCTGGGCGCTGCCTGCATTCGAGGTAGTGGCGGTGTTGGTGGTGCCTGTCTCGTGGGTCTCACATGGTGGGTTGGAGCAGACTTGGGTCACGGTGGCCGAGGGGCACAGCAGTGCCTCCAGGGCCGTCACAGTCACTGTGGTGCTAGGCGAGCCACCCTGGAGGCTCTCGCACGCAGGTGCCGTGCGGGGCTCCCCAGCACCCATGCTGGAACGGGCCATGGCAGTGGTGTTGGCCATATGGCTGTGGCGCCCCGTGGGCAGGTCCTTGCTGCCTGGGCTGCTCAGCCTGACTTTGCTACTCAGAGGGGCCAACTGCACAAAAGCAGGGCCATGGCCCCCAGGTTCCCGTGCCATGCTTGGCCCAAGGAGTGGGCCGGCCGAGCACGGGGCCCCGGTGGCCATCACAGTCATGGTGGTGCTGGTCGTGCTGGTCTGGCGGGTTTGGCACTGGGGCTTAGAGCCCTGAGCTGCCTCCAGCGCCCCAGTGGCCACACTGATCCGGATCACGGCAGGGGTGCCGGCTGCACAGGCCCGACGGGCATCTCGCTGGTGGTTGGCGCCGACACTTGACATGGCTGTAGTGGCAGTGTTGGTGGTGCCCGTCTCATGGGTCTCGCAGGGTGGGTTTGAGCAGCCATGCTGCCCGGCCATGTTGGAGGTGGCGGTGGTGGCGGTGTTGGTGGTGCCCGTCTCATGGGTCTCGCAGGGTGGGTTTGAGCAGACTCGAACGACACTACCATTCTGCTGCCCCACAGTCGAGGTCACAAGAGAAGCAGCTGCCTCCTGTCTGTCACAGACGAACTGCACTTGGGTGGGCTGGGGGTGTCCCCCAAGGTTAGCCACAACAGTGGTGGTGGCTGTGTTGGTGGTGCCAGTCTCGTGGGTCTCACAGGGTGGGTTGGAGCACACCAAGGTGACAGTGCCAGGCTGCACATCACCCTGGCCTGAGTCGGCAATGGTGACTGTGGCAGTGGGCTGTTCTGTAGTCGGGGAGGCCAGAATGGACACAGGGAGGTCGTGCACAGGCTGAGCCTCCACCCCACTGGGTGCCGTGATCAGAGTTACCTGGGTGGGCTGGGACACGGGCTGGGGAGACACACGAGGAAGAGAGTTAGTGCCACAGCTGGCTGTCTGCCTGTCCCTCCCACTGTCCTGCACTGTCACCGCACAGGCTGGGACCACTGACCACTTCTCAATGGCCCTGGCAAACGTAAGACCCACTTGCCCCTGCCCCCAAGACACCGACTTGCTCAGACGCCAAGGAAGAGGCACCACTTTGCCTCAAAGGCAACTAGGATGAGGAAGAGGCTGTGGGGACAGGGCAAGGGGAAGGCAGGAGCCTGGCTGGAGTCAAGTCCTTTGTCAGAGAATGGAAATCTCCCTCAGTGCTCAAAGGCCAACAACAAACGTTTCACCGTTTTCCTTAATACATATGAAGAGAACACCGCACACACATGCAGGCGAGCTGCAGTGTCCTCTAGAACACAGCGAGAGGAAGAACTCGGTGTTCAAACACCAGGCATGGCCAAACCATGACGGCCAAACCACGGACTATGACACAGGGACCATGTGACACCAGGAAAAATACCCCAGGTGAAGAAAGGCCCTCCATGGCTGTGCCCGGCAGCAGTGCAACCCCAGGAAGGAAAGGCCTGTGGCTGGACGGTGTGAGCCTCACGTGCTTCCACTTGTGTGGGGTCCCTCGCCCACACGTGCCCTCAGGCCCTGCCCTACCTGCATGGTGATGGTTGGGGTCGTGAGCCCGCCTGCCGCTGTCAGCGTGGTCTGTGCGGCAGACACAGTGATGGCAGTGGGGTTGATCACCTGGCTTGAGAGGGTGGCGATGGTGCCCAAGGTGGTGATGGGCGTGGCCAGGGAAGCACTGGTGCTGTGGCCCCCTGCCCCGGCAAGGCTGGTGGAGACCGTGCCTGTCACTGTGCCTAGGGTCGTGACACCTGAAGGAAAGGAGGCAGAGTTGGGCCAAGGCTGCTGCTGTCTCCTTCCCAGCGGCTCCTCCCACACAGGCTGGGGCACTCTGGAGCTGCTTGCACAGACGGTTCGGGAGAGAGCAGCTGCTGTGCCCCCAGCTGTGCCACGGGGATTGGAGGCCAGCCTGCTTCATTATAATCTAGGGGCAGCAGGGGCCCTGGCCTGTgggtacacacctgtagtgccTTTCACAACCAACGTGGTGACAGCTGGCTTGACAGCGGAGACGGTGACGGGTGTGACTAGGCGAACACCCCCCATGGGCACAGTGCGGAGAATGGTGCCTGGCTGTCCCGGGGCCCCCTTAAGCACCACCTGGAACACCAGAGGAAAGTGCCACCAATGTCACCACCAGGCTGGTGGATGCCGCCAACGCTGCCCCTCCCAGGCCCGTCGGGAGGACCTGCGTGGTGTGCTGGGGTGGACTACACTAGGACACTGGACTGAGAGACGGCTGGGGGTGCCTCACCTGCGTCACTCCCTGCTGCCCATGACCAGTGGCAATTTTGGGGACAGCAGTGATGATTTTGGCAGGTGCTCCAGTTCCTGAAGTCATCACcttggtggtgatgatggtgatgggggACTTGATGCCAGGACTGCTGGTCACACCTGGATGGGAGAGTGGGGGCCCAGGGAAGACAGGTTCTGTGAGGGCTGCCCCTGCTGCCCCTAGATTATAATGAAGATCCACAAGTCACAGCCACAGCCCGGCCCATCTCCCCACCAACCTTAGACACCAAAGGCGGCAAGGAGAAGGTAGAAAAGGGTAAACTAAACGGAAACACAGCACGCCTCATAACCCAGACTCCATTTCCCCTCCAGCGAGGACCTGCAGACATCCGTATGTCGGGGGAGGCCCCTACCTGTGGCGCCCGCCTGGGTGATGATGGCCGACATGGGGATGGTTTTGATGATGGTGGTTGTGCCGGGCTTGGTGGTACTGGGGGAGACGCTACTGATGCCCAGGATGGTGGGCTTGGTCCCCGCCCCACTGGCCTgcgtggtagtgatgatggtggtgggctTGCCATCTGCTGAGGTCACCAGCTTCAGGATTGTTCCCGCTGGCAGAGGCCCTTTGGTCTGAAAGAGGGAAGCAGGTGCATGAGCTGGCATCACTGCCAGGAAGGGAAGTGTGGTCTGGCTACTCTCCGCTGGCAGCCTTGGTGGGTCAGGGAATGTTCTGGAGGCTGTTGGTGAGGGGACTGAGCAGCAGAACCTTCTGAGCC
This portion of the Macaca thibetana thibetana isolate TM-01 chromosome X, ASM2454274v1, whole genome shotgun sequence genome encodes:
- the HCFC1 gene encoding host cell factor 1 isoform X2 gives rise to the protein MASAVSPANSPAVLLQPRWKRVVGWSGPVPRPRHGHRAVAIKELIVVFGGGNEGIVDELHVYNTATNQWFIPAVRGDIPPGCAAYGFVCDGTRLLVFGGMVEYGKYSNDLYELQASRWEWKRLKAKTPKNGPPPCPRLGHSFSLVGNKCYLFGGLANDSEDPKNNIPRYLNDLYILELRPGSGVVAWDIPITYGVLPPPRESHTAVVYTEKDNKKSKLVIYGGMSGCRLGDLWTLDIDTLTWNKPSLSGVAPLPRSLHSATTIGNKMYVFGGWVPLVMDDVKVATHEKEWKCTNTLACLNLDTMAWETILMDTLEDNIPRARAGHCAVAINTRLYIWSGRDGYRKAWNNQVCCKDLWYLETEKPPPPARVQLVRANTNSLEVSWGAVATADSYLLQLQKYDIPATAATATSPTPNPVPSVPANPPKSPAPAAAAPAVQPLTQVGITLLPQAAPAPPTTTTIQVLPTVPGSSISVPTAARTQGVPAVLKVTGPQATTGTPLVTMRPTSQAGKAPVTVTSLPAGVRMVVPTQSAQGTVIGSSPQMSGMAALAAAAAATQKIPPSSAPTVLSVPAGTTIVKTMAVTPGTTTLPATVKVASSPVMVSNPATRMLKTAAAQVGTSVSSATNTSTRPIITVHKSGTVTVAQQAQVVTTVVGGVTKTITLVKSPISVPGGSALISNLGKVMSVVQTKPVQTSAVTGQASTGPVTQIIQTKGPLPAGTILKLVTSADGKPTTIITTTQASGAGTKPTILGISSVSPSTTKPGTTTIIKTIPMSAIITQAGATGVTSSPGIKSPITIITTKVMTSGTGAPAKIITAVPKIATGHGQQGVTQVVLKGAPGQPGTILRTVPMGGVRLVTPVTVSAVKPAVTTLVVKGTTGVTTLGTVTGTVSTSLAGAGGHSTSASLATPITTLGTIATLSSQVINPTAITVSAAQTTLTAAGGLTTPTITMQPVSQPTQVTLITAPSGVEAQPVHDLPVSILASPTTEQPTATVTIADSGQGDVQPGTVTLVCSNPPCETHETGTTNTATTTVVANLGGHPQPTQVQFVCDRQEAAASLVTSTVGQQNGSVVRVCSNPPCETHETGTTNTATTATSNMAGQHGCSNPPCETHETGTTNTATTAMSSVGANHQRDARRACAAGTPAVIRISVATGALEAAQGSKPQCQTRQTSTTSTTMTVMATGAPCSAGPLLGPSMAREPGGHGPAFVQLAPLSSKVRLSSPGSKDLPTGRHSHMANTTAMARSSMGAGEPRTAPACESLQGGSPSTTVTVTALEALLCPSATVTQVCSNPPCETHETGTTNTATTSNAGSAQRVCSNPPCETHETGTTHTATTATSNGGTGQPEGGQQPPAGHPCETHQTTSTGTTMSVSMGALLPDATSSHRTLESGLEVAAAPSVTPQAGTALLAPFPTQRVCSNPPCETHETGTTHTATTVTSNMSSNQDPPPAASDQGEVESTQGDSVNITSSSAITTTVSSTLTRAVTTVTQSTPVPGPSVPKISSMTETAPRALTTEVPIPAKITVTIANTETSDMPFSAVDILQPPEELQVSPGPRQQLPPRQLLQSASTALMGESTEVLSASQTPELPAAVDLSSTGEPSSGQESASSAVVATVVVQPPPPAQSEVDQLSLPQELMAEAQAGTTTLMVTGLTPEELAVTAAAEAAAQAAATEEAQALAIQAVLQAAQQAVMGTGEPMDTSEAAATVTQAELGHLSAEGQEGQATTIPIVLTQQELAALVQQQQLQEAQAQQQHHHLPTEALAPADSLNDPAIESNCLNELAGTVPSTVALLPSTATESLAPSNTFVAPQPVVVASPAKLQAAATLTEVANGIESLGVKPDLPPPPSKAPMKKENQWFDVGVIKGTNVMVTHYFLPPDDAVPSDDDSGTVPDYNQLKKQELQPGTAYKFRVAGINACGRGPFSEISAFKTCLPGFPGAPCAIKISKSPDGAHLTWEPPSVTSGKIIEYSVYLAIQSSQAGGELKSSTPAQLAFMRVYCGPSPSCLVQSSSLSNAHIDYTTKPAIIFRIAARNEKGYGPATQVRWLQETSKDSSGTKPANKRPMSSPEMKSAPKKSKADGQ
- the HCFC1 gene encoding host cell factor 1 isoform X1, coding for MASAVSPANSPAVLLQPRWKRVVGWSGPVPRPRHGHRAVAIKELIVVFGGGNEGIVDELHVYNTATNQWFIPAVRGDIPPGCAAYGFVCDGTRLLVFGGMVEYGKYSNDLYELQASRWEWKRLKAKTPKNGPPPCPRLGHSFSLVGNKCYLFGGLANDSEDPKNNIPRYLNDLYILELRPGSGVVAWDIPITYGVLPPPRESHTAVVYTEKDNKKSKLVIYGGMSGCRLGDLWTLDIDTLTWNKPSLSGVAPLPRSLHSATTIGNKMYVFGGWVPLVMDDVKVATHEKEWKCTNTLACLNLDTMAWETILMDTLEDNIPRARAGHCAVAINTRLYIWSGRDGYRKAWNNQVCCKDLWYLETEKPPPPARVQLVRANTNSLEVSWGAVATADSYLLQLQKYDIPATAATATSPTPNPVPSVPANPPKSPAPAAAAPAVQPLTQVGITLLPQAAPAPPTTTTIQVLPTVPGSSISVPTAARTQGVPAVLKVTGPQATTGTPLVTMRPTSQAGKAPVTVTSLPAGVRMVVPTQSAQGTVIGSSPQMSGMAALAAAAAATQKIPPSSAPTVLSVPAGTTIVKTMAVTPGTTTLPATVKVASSPVMVSNPATRMLKTAAAQVGTSVSSATNTSTRPIITVHKSGTVTVAQQAQVVTTVVGGVTKTITLVKSPISVPGGSALISNLGKVMSVVQTKPVQTSAVTGQASTGPVTQIIQTKGPLPAGTILKLVTSADGKPTTIITTTQASGAGTKPTILGISSVSPSTTKPGTTTIIKTIPMSAIITQAGATGVTSSPGIKSPITIITTKVMTSGTGAPAKIITAVPKIATGHGQQGVTQVVLKGAPGQPGTILRTVPMGGVRLVTPVTVSAVKPAVTTLVVKGTTGVTTLGTVTGTVSTSLAGAGGHSTSASLATPITTLGTIATLSSQVINPTAITVSAAQTTLTAAGGLTTPTITMQPVSQPTQVTLITAPSGVEAQPVHDLPVSILASPTTEQPTATVTIADSGQGDVQPGTVTLVCSNPPCETHETGTTNTATTTVVANLGGHPQPTQVQFVCDRQEAAASLVTSTVGQQNGSVVRVCSNPPCETHETGTTNTATTATSNMAGQHGCSNPPCETHETGTTNTATTAMSSVGANHQRDARRACAAGTPAVIRISVATGALEAAQGSKPQCQTRQTSTTSTTMTVMATGAPCSAGPLLGPSMAREPGGHGPAFVQLAPLSSKVRLSSPGSKDLPTGRHSHMANTTAMARSSMGAGEPRTAPACESLQGGSPSTTVTVTALEALLCPSATVTQVCSNPPCETHETGTTNTATTSNAGSAQRVCSNPPCETHETGTTHTATTATSNGGTGQPEGGQQPPAGHPCETHQTTSTGTTMSVSMGALLPDATSSHRTLESGLEVAAAPSVTPQAGTALLAPFPTQRVCSNPPCETHETGTTHTATTVTSNMSSNQDPPPAASDQGEVESTQGDSVNITSSSAITTTVSSTLTRAVTTVTQSTPVPGPSVPKISSMTETAPRALTTEVPIPAKITVTIANTETSDMPFSAVDILQPPEELQVSPGPRQQLPPRQLLQSASTALMGESTEVLSASQTPELPAAVDLSSTGEPSSGQESASSAVVATVVVQPPPPAQSEVDQLSLPQELMAEAQAGTTTLMVTGLTPEELAVTAAAEAAAQAAATEEAQALAIQAVLQAAQQAVMAGTGEPMDTSEAAATVTQAELGHLSAEGQEGQATTIPIVLTQQELAALVQQQQLQEAQAQQQHHHLPTEALAPADSLNDPAIESNCLNELAGTVPSTVALLPSTATESLAPSNTFVAPQPVVVASPAKLQAAATLTEVANGIESLGVKPDLPPPPSKAPMKKENQWFDVGVIKGTNVMVTHYFLPPDDAVPSDDDSGTVPDYNQLKKQELQPGTAYKFRVAGINACGRGPFSEISAFKTCLPGFPGAPCAIKISKSPDGAHLTWEPPSVTSGKIIEYSVYLAIQSSQAGGELKSSTPAQLAFMRVYCGPSPSCLVQSSSLSNAHIDYTTKPAIIFRIAARNEKGYGPATQVRWLQETSKDSSGTKPANKRPMSSPEMKSAPKKSKADGQ